One genomic window of Branchiostoma lanceolatum isolate klBraLanc5 chromosome 5, klBraLanc5.hap2, whole genome shotgun sequence includes the following:
- the LOC136434443 gene encoding cysteine-rich venom protein pseudechetoxin-like, translating into MFIPVPFRHAGTFLSLAVIFVSGMSSAAGSLTASEEEVLLEKHRELRQGVGAANMESMTWHSELATLAQAWAETCTTGHGGTSGSSAFGGNIGQNIFKTSGSSVGDYNSVAQAWFDEVEFYNYNSASCQSGRTCTHYTQLVWAESEALGCGSHTCAGDGTYVVCNYGPGGNTAGTKPFKTGPPCSLCARGAGWCEDDFCIDCPTKNCTCPMACRNCGVKDAAECQCDCKDGWDGLDCSVVCKDWHRNCGRSPGWPTLQYCTDATIGEIVTAQCREFCGQCDIVTDSWGDVCCEGKLCENSGYLNTTQDDCSCVCPEGYAGDNCENGATAVPVLSAMWHLGLVIVCKLLN; encoded by the exons ATGTTTATACCGGTGCCCTTTCGTCATGCGGGCACCTTTTTATCGCTCGCGGTGATTTTCGTGTCGGGAATGTCGTCTGCAGCCGGCAGTTTGACGGCGAGTGAAGAAGAGGTTCTGCTAGAGAAACATCGCGAGCTCCGTCAGGGGGTGGGGGCAGCCAACATGGAGTCTATG ACTTGGCACAGCGAGCTGGCAACTCTGGCGCAGGCCTGGGCGGAGACCTGCACAACCGGACATGGCGGAACGTCGGGGTCTTCTGCTTTCGGAGGCAACATTG GTCAGAACATCTTCAAGACCAGCGGGTCGTCTGTCGGGGACTACAACTCGGTTGCGCAGGCGTGGTTTGACGAGGTGGAGTTTTATAACTACAACAGCGCCTCCTGTCAGTCGGGACGGACCTGCACCCATTACACTCAA CTTGTGTGGGCGGAGTCCGAGGCGCTGGGCTGCGGGTCTCACACGTGTGCAGGTGACGGGACTTACGTCGTCTGCAACTACGGACCGGG AGGCAACACGGCAGGTACGAAGCCGTTCAAAACCGGCCCGCCGTGTTCCCTGTGCGCAAGGGGAGCGGGGTGGTGTGAGGACGACTTCTGTA TTGACTGTCCCACAAAGAATTGCA CCTGTCCCATGGCGTGCCGTAACTGTGGCGTGAAGGACGCGGCTGAGTGCCAGTGTGACTGTAAGGACGGCTGGGACGGACTGGACTGCTCTG TTGTATGTAAGGACTGGCACCGTAACTGCGGCCGGAGCCCCGGCTGGCCCACTCTGCAGTACTGCACGGACGCCACCATCGGGGAGATCGTCACTGCGCAGTGCAGGGAGTTCTGCGGACAATGTG ACATCGTTACCGACTCCTGGGGTGACGTGTGCTGCGAGGGGAAGCTGTGTGAAAACAGCGGCTACCTGAACACAACTCAGGACGACTGCAGCTGTGTGTGTCCGGAGGGCTATGCAGGGGACAACTGCG AGAACGGAGCCACTGCAGTACCTGTTCTGTCCGCAATGTGGCACCTCGGACTGGTCATCGTTTGTAAATTGCTCAACTGA